The following are encoded together in the Rhinopithecus roxellana isolate Shanxi Qingling chromosome 5, ASM756505v1, whole genome shotgun sequence genome:
- the SLC28A2 gene encoding sodium/nucleoside cotransporter 2 produces MEKASGRQSIALSTVETGTENPGLELMEKEVEPEGSNRTDTQGHSLGDGLAPSTHQRRRQWPFSKARSFCKTHASLFKKILLGLLCLAYAAYFLAACILNFQRALALFVITCLVIFVLVYSFLKKLLGKKLTRCLKPFENSRLRLWMKWVFAGVSLVGLILWLALDTAQRPEQLISFAGICMFILILFACSKHHSAVSWRTVFWGLGLQFVFGILVIRTDPGHSAFQWLGEQVQIFLNYTVAGSSFVFGDTLVKDVFAFQALPIIIFFGCVMSILYYLGLVQWVVQKVAWFLQITMGTTATETLAVAGNIFVGMTEAPLLIRPYLGDMTLSEIHAVMTGGFATISGTVLGAFISFGVDASSLISASVMAAPCALALSKLAYPEVEESKFKSKEGVKLSRGKERNVLEAASNGATDAIGLAANVAANLVAFLAVLAFINAALSWLGELVDIQGLTFQVICSYLLRPVVFMMGVEWTDCPMVAEMVGIKFFINEFVAYQQLSQYKNKRLSGVEEWIEGEKQWISVRAEIITTFSLCGFANLSSIGITLGGLTSIVPHRKSDLSKVVVRALFTGACVSLISASMAGILYVSRGAEADCVSFLNTSFTNRTYETYMCCRGLFQSTSLNGTNPPSFSGLWEDKEFSAMALTNCCGFYNNTVCA; encoded by the exons GAGGAGACAGTGGCCTTTCAGCAAAGCAAGAAGTTTCTGCAAAACACACGCCAGCTTGTTCAAGAAGATCCTGTTGGGCCTGTTGTGTTTGG cCTATGCTGCCTATTTTCTGGCAGCTTGCATCTTGAATTTCCAGAGGGCACTGGCCTTGTTTGTCATCACCTGCTTGGTGATCTTTGTCCTGGTTTACTCATTTCTGAAAAAGCTCCTGGGCAAAAAATTAACAAGATGTCTGAAGCCCTTTGAAAACTCCCGCCTGAGGCTTTGGATGAAATG GGTGTTTGCAGGAGTCTCCTTGGTTGGCCTTATACTGTGGTTGGCTTTAGACACAGCCCAAAGGCCAGAGCAGCTGATCTCCTTCGCAGGAATCTGCATGTTCATCCTCATCCTCTTTGCCTGCTCCAAACACCACAGTGCA GTGTCCTGGAGGACAGTGTTTTGGGGCCTAGGTCTTCAGTTTGTCTTTGGGATCTTGGTCATCAGAACTGATCCTGGACATAGTGCATTTCAGTGGCTGGGAGAGCAGGTCCAG attTTCCTGAACTACACCGTGGCCGGCTCCAGTTTTGTCTTTGGGGATACACTGGTCAAGGATGTCTTTGCTTTTCAG GCCTTACCAATCATCATTTTCTTTGGATGTGTGATGTCCATTCTCTACTACCTGGGCCTTGTGCAATGGGTGGTTCAGAAG GTCGCCTGGTTTTTACAAATCACTATGGGCACCACTGCCACAGAGACCCTGGCTGTCGCAGGAAACATCTTTGTGGGTATG ACAGAGGCACCTCTGCTCATCCGTCCCTACCTTGGGGACATGACACTCTCTGAAATCCATGCGGTGATGACTGGAGGGTTTGCCACCATTTCCGGCACTGTGCTGGGAGCCTTCATATCCTTTGGG GTTGATGCATCATCCCTGATTTCTGCCTCTGTGATGGCTGCCCCTTGTGCTCTTGCCTTGTCAAAGTTAGCATATCCGGAAGTGGAAGAGTCCAAGTTCAAGAGCAAGGAGGGGGTAAAGCTGTCCCGTGG GAAGGAGAGGAATGTCCTGGAAGCTGCCAGCAACGGAGCCACAGATGCCATAGGCCTTGCTGCTAATGTAGCAGCCAACCTGGTTGCCTTTTTGGCTGTGTTGGCTTTCATCAACGCTGCCCTCTCCTGGCTGGGAGAACTGGTGGACATACAGGGGCTCACTTTCCAG GTCATCTGCTCCTATCTCCTAAGGCCCGTGGTTTTCATGATGGGTGTAGAGTGGACAGATTGTCCAATGGTGGCTGAGATGGTGGGAATCAAGTTCTTCATAAATGAGTTTGTGGCTTATCAGCAACTGTCTCAGTACAAGAACAAACGTCTCTCTGGAGTGGAGGAGTGGATTGAGGGAGAGAAACAGTGGATTTCT GTGAGAGCTGAAATCATTACAACATTTTCACTCTGTGGATTTGCCAATCTTAGTTCCATAGGAATCACGCTTGGAGGCTTGA CATCAATAGTACCTCACCGGAagagtgacttgtccaaggttgTGGTCAGGGCCCTCTTCACAGGGGCCTGTGTATCCCTTATCAGTGCCTCTATGGCAG GAATCCTCTATGTCTCCAGGGGAGCTGAAGCTGACTGTGTTTCCTTCCTAAACACAAGTTTCACCAACAGAACCTATGAGACCTACATGTGCTGCAGAGGGCTCTTTCAGAG TACTTCTCTGAATGGCACCAACCCTCCTTCTTTTTCTGGTCTCTGGGAAGACAAGGAGTTTAGTGCTATGGCCCTTACTAACTGCTGTGGATTCTACAACAATACCGTCTGTGCCTAA